The sequence ACGAGAACCGAGCGGCTCAACGATCCACCTCTCCCTGTGTGTGTCCCGCAACGCGGGGTGTCCCGCCCACATGGGGGAACGTACGCACTGTGACGCTATCGGTCGATTCCACACCACGACGAATCGACCCTCCACAGGTCATCCACGCCGGAACTGTCGTCTTCCGACAATCGGTCCGGGCAGAATGCCTCGGGAACACCACGCGCCGGACGCCCGTTTCACCGTCGGCGCGCAGTGTCCCCCGCGGGCTCCCGTGCCGCGACCGATGCAGAGAACGATCCAGTAAAGGGCGGCACCCCGATGAGCGAGGCAACCCCTGGGACCGGCAGGCGCCGGGGCCGACTGCTCACCCTGACGGCGCTGGCCACCGGCCTGGGCGCCGCGGCCTGGACGCTGCGCGAGGTCCCCGTCGCCTTCGGGCGTGACCCGGACGGCGAGCGGGACGGCCGGATCCGCAACTCCCCCCAGTACGCGGACGGCACCTTCCACAACGCGCCCTCCGACCTCGCCCGCTCCTCCGGGCCCACCCGCCCCGACCGCGACACCTTCCGCCGGATGCTCTTCGACCGGGCCGGCCGCACCCCCGTCCGCCCGATCCCGCTGGTCCGCCCCGCAGCCGCCGTTGAGCCGAAGACCGCCGGCGTGCAGATCACCTGGTACGGCCACGCCTCCGCGCTGGTCGAGATCGAGGGCGCCCGGGTGCTGCTCGACCCGATCTGGAGCGAGCGCTGCTCCCCCTCCGCGCACCTGGGCCCCAAGCGGCTGCACCCGGTGCCGGTGGAGCTGGAGGACCTGCCCGCGGTCGACGCCGTGCTGATCTCGCACGACCACTACGACCACCTGGACATGGCCACCGTCAAGCGCCTGCTGCGCAGCCAGTCGGCGCCGTTCGCGGTGCCGCTGGGCATCGGCGGCCACCTGCGCCGCTGGGGCGTGCCCGAGCACCGGATCATCGAGCTGGACTGGGACGAGACCTGCACGCTCGGCGAGCTGACCGTGACGCTGACCGCCGCGCACCACTTCTCCGGCCGCTCGCTGACCCGCAACACCACGCTCTGGGGCTCCTGGGTGATCGCCGGTCCGACCCGCAAGGTCTTCTACACCGGCGACTCCGGCTACTTCGAGGGCTATGCGGCGATCGGCGCCCAGCACGGCCCGTTCGACGCCTCGCTGGTCCAGATCGGCGCCTACGACGAGGCCTGGGCGGACATCCACATGACGCCCGAGGACGCCGTGCTGGCCCACCGCGAGCTGGGCGGCGGGCTGCTGGTGCCGGTCCACTGGTGCACCTTCAACCTGGGCCTGCACCCGTGGGCCGAGCCGGTCGAACGGCTGCTCGCGGAGGCCAAGGCGCAGGGCGTCCCGGTGGCCATCCCCCGCCCGGGCGAGCGGGTGGACGTGGCCGAGCCGCCGGAGCTGGACGCCTGGTGGGTCGGCCTGGCCTGAAACCGGGCCGCCACCAGCACTGACCGACCCTCGACGCGCGCGATATCTCCTGGCCTAGAACTCCCCTGACGGGACATGATGCGGTCGGAGCCCCTTGACCTCGGGGCTTCGACACCGCTCCGTCACCCTCAGGGAGTCCGATGCCGCCGACACCGAGCGCCCCACCTGCCCGCGCCGTCGATCCGCTGTTCCTGGCCCTGCCGTTGCGTCCGCTGGCCGACGCCGCGCTGGACCGGGCCCGGCAGCTCGGCGTCAGCCACGCCGACTTCCGCCTCGAGCGGGTCCGCAGCGCCTCCTGGCGGCTGCGCGACGCCCGTCCGGCGGGCAGCTCCGACTCCCTCCAGCTGGGCTTCGCGGTGCGCGTGGTGCTGGACGGGGCCTGGGGCTTCGCCGCCGGTGTGGACCTGACCCCGCAGGCCGCCGCCCAGGTGGCCGAGCAGGCCGTCGCGGTGGCCAGGCTCTCCGCGCAGATCAGCCGGGCGGCGGGCGGCGCGGACGTGGTGGAGCTGGCCGAGGAGCCGGTGCACCGGGACGCCACCTGGATCTCGGCCTACGAGATCAACCCCTTCGAGGTCCCGGACGCCGAGAAGACCGCGCTGCTGGCCGACTGGAGCAGCCGGCTGCTGGCCGCCGACGGGGTCTCGCATGTGACGGCCAGTCTGCTGACCGTGCAGGAGAACAAGTTCTACGCCGACACCGCCGGCACCGTCACCACCCAGCAGCGGATCCGGCTGCACCCCTCGCTGGAGGCGGTCTCGGTGGACGAGCGCACCGGCAGCTTCGAGTCGATGCGCACCGTCGCCCCGCCGGTCGGGCGCGGCTGGGAGTACCTGCACGGCACCGGCTGGGACTGGCAGGACGAGCTGGCCCGGATCCCCGAGTACCTGGCCGAGAAGGTGCAGGCCCCCAGCGTCGAGGCCGGCCGCTACGACCTGGTGATCGACCCCACCAACCTCTGGCTGACCATCCACGAGTCGATCGGCCACGCCACCGAACTGGACCGGGCACTGGGCTACGAGGCCGCCTACGCCGGCACCTCCTTCGCCACCTTCGACAAGCTCGGCACCCTCGAGTACGGCTCCGCGCTGATGCACGTCACCGGCGACCGGACCGCCGAGCACGGCCTGTCCACCATCGGCTACGACGACGAGGGCGTGGCCACCCAGTCCTGGGACCTGGTCAAGGACGGCGTGCTGACCGGCTACCAGCTGGACCGCCGGATGGCCAGGCTCAAGGGCCTTGGCCGGTCCAACGGCTGCGCCTTCGCCGACTCCCCCGCGCACGTCCCGGTGCAGCGGATGGCCAACGTCTCGCTCCAGCCGGTGGCCGACGGCCCCGACACCGAGGGCCTGTTCGCCGGGGTGCAGAACGGTCTGTACATCGTCGGCGACCGGTCCTGGTCGATCGACATGCAGCGGTACAACTTCCAGTTCACCGGCCAGCGCGCCTACGCGATCAGGAACGGTCAACTGGCCGGCCAGGTCAAGGACTTCGCCTACCAGGCCACCACCACCGACTTCTGGGGCTCGATGGCTGCGGTCGGCGGCCCGCAGACCTACCTGCTGGGCGGCGCCTTCAACTGCGGCAAGGCCCAGCCGGGCCAGGTCGCGGCGGTCAGCCACGGCTGCCCGTCGGCGCTCTTCCAGCAGGTCAACGTGCTCAACACGCAGCAGGAGGCGGGTCGCTGATGTCCACCCAGAACAATGCCCCGCACCAGCTGGTCGAGCGAGCCCTGGAACTCTCCCGGGCCGACGGCTGCGTGGTCCTGGTCGACGAGGAGACCACCGCCAACCTGCGCTGGGCCAACAACGCCCTGACCACCAACGGCGTCAGCCGCGGCCGCCGGCTGACCGTGATCGCCACCGTGGACGGCGCCGAGGGCACCGCCTCCGGCGTGGTCGCCCGCGAGGCCGTCACCGCCGCCGAGGTCGAGGAGCTGGTCCGGGCCGCCGAGGCCGCCGCCCGCGAGGCCGGCCCGGCCGAGGACGCGCAGCCGCTGCTGCCGCCCGGCGCGGCCTCCGGCGGCGACTTCACCGCGCCGCCCGCCGAGACCTCGATCGAGGTCTTCAAGGACTTCGCCCCCGAGCTCGGCGCCGCCTTCGCCCGGGCCCGCGCGGCCGGCCAGGCGCTCTACGGCTTCGCCCGGCACGAGCTCACCTCCACCTACCTGGGCAGCTCCACCGGCCTGCGGCTGCGCCACGACCAGCCCACCGGCACCGTGGAGCTCAACGCCAAGGCCGGCGGCTCCTCGGCCTGGTGCGGCGACGCCACCCGGGACTTCACCGACATCGACGTCGCCGCCCTGCAGTCCCGGCTGGACCAGCGACTGGCCTGGGGCAAGCGCAAGATCGAGCTGCCGGCCGGCCGCTACGAGACCCTGATCCCGCCGGCCGCGGTGGCGGACCTGATGGTCTACCTCAACTGGACCACCAGCGCCCGCGACGCCGTCGAGGGCCGCACCGTCTTCAGCCGACCGAACGGCGCCACCAAGCTCGGCGAACGGCTCTCCCAGCTGCCGCTGACGCTGCGCTCCGACCCGGCCGAGCCGGGCCTGGAGTGCGCGCCCTTCGTGCTCGCCCACTCCTCCGGCGACTTCCAGTCGGTCTTCGACAACGGCCTGCCGATCACCCCCACCAAGTGGATCCGCGACGGCGAGCTGACCAGCCTGCAGGCCACCCGGCACACCGCCGGGCTGACCGGGCTGCCGGTCCGGCCGCTGGTCGACAACCTGGTGCTGGAGACCGCCGACCAGGCCGGCGCGCCGACCCTGGAGGAGATGATCGCCGGCACCGAGCGGGCGCTGCTGCTCACCTGCATCTGGTACATCCGCGAGGTGGACCCGGCCACCCTGCTGCTCACCGGCCTGACCCGGGACGGCGTCTACCTGGTCGAGGACGGCCAGGTGGTCGGTGAGGTCAACAACTTCCGGTTCAACGAGTCCCCGGTCGACCTGCTCGGCCGCATCACCGAGGTGGGCCGCACCGAGCGCTGCCTGCCCCGCGAGTGGGGCGACTACTTCAGCCGGGCGGCGATGCCCCCGGTCCGCGTGACCGACTTCAACATGAGCTCGGTCAGTCAGGCTTCCTAGGAGAAATCGACATTGGACGAAAAACGCCTGGTCAAGACCTCGAAGATGCTCGCGAGGATCTTGCGCCACGATCCCGGTCGGATCGGGATCGAGCTGGACGAGGGCGGCTGGGTGGCGGTCGCCACCCTGCTCGCCGCCCTCGCCCGGCGGGGCAACCCGCTGAGCCGGGAGCAGTTGGACCACGTGGTGGCCACCAACAACAAGCAGCGCTTCGCCTACAGCGAGGACGGCTCCCGGATCCGGGCCAGCCAGGGCCACACCATCGCCGTCGACCTGGGCCTGACCGCGGTCGAGCCCCCGCCGGTGCTCTTCCACGGCACCGGTCAGCAGTCGGTGGCGGCGATCATGCGCGAGGGCCTGCGCCCGATGAGCCGCCAGGACGTGCACCTCTCGGCGGACGTCGAGACGGCCGTCAAGGTCGGCTCCCGGCACGGCCGCCCGGCGGTGCTGCGGGTGGACGCGGCGGGGCTGGCGGCCACCGGCCACGAGTTCCGGCGCAGCGCCAACGGCGTCTGGCTCACCGACACCGTGCCGCCCGCCTTCTTGAGTCGACACGGCTTGAGTCGACACGGGCTCGCCCCGGTCTCCTCGACGGGATAAGAGCGGCGTACCGTGGGACGGACCGGGCGGAACGGACGGAACACGAGGGCGGCGGGCCAATGAGCAGGAGTACGGACGACGGCGAAGTCTTCCGGATCACCGGAGCCCGGACCAGCCTCTCCGAGGACGTCCGCGGGCGGCAGCGCCGCTACGTGATCTCCATGCTGATCCGTACCGCCTGCGTGCTGCTGGCCGTGGTGCTCTGGAACGTCCAGCGGTACGTGGCCTTCGGCGCGCTCGGCGCGGGGGTGCTGCTGCCCTACTTCGCGGTGATCATCGCCAACGCCGGCCGGGAGCGGGCTCCCGGGCTGCCCAGCACCTTCGACGTCCCGGCCACCACGCCGCTGATGCTCGGCCCGGGCGGTACCGGCGGTGGCGGTGCTGCCAGCGGCCCTGGCGGCACCGGCGGCACCACGGCCAGCCGATCTGACGCCCCGTCATCCTGACTCTCCGTACACGGGCGAGC is a genomic window of Kitasatospora azatica KCTC 9699 containing:
- a CDS encoding MBL fold metallo-hydrolase: MSEATPGTGRRRGRLLTLTALATGLGAAAWTLREVPVAFGRDPDGERDGRIRNSPQYADGTFHNAPSDLARSSGPTRPDRDTFRRMLFDRAGRTPVRPIPLVRPAAAVEPKTAGVQITWYGHASALVEIEGARVLLDPIWSERCSPSAHLGPKRLHPVPVELEDLPAVDAVLISHDHYDHLDMATVKRLLRSQSAPFAVPLGIGGHLRRWGVPEHRIIELDWDETCTLGELTVTLTAAHHFSGRSLTRNTTLWGSWVIAGPTRKVFYTGDSGYFEGYAAIGAQHGPFDASLVQIGAYDEAWADIHMTPEDAVLAHRELGGGLLVPVHWCTFNLGLHPWAEPVERLLAEAKAQGVPVAIPRPGERVDVAEPPELDAWWVGLA
- a CDS encoding TldD/PmbA family protein, which produces MPPTPSAPPARAVDPLFLALPLRPLADAALDRARQLGVSHADFRLERVRSASWRLRDARPAGSSDSLQLGFAVRVVLDGAWGFAAGVDLTPQAAAQVAEQAVAVARLSAQISRAAGGADVVELAEEPVHRDATWISAYEINPFEVPDAEKTALLADWSSRLLAADGVSHVTASLLTVQENKFYADTAGTVTTQQRIRLHPSLEAVSVDERTGSFESMRTVAPPVGRGWEYLHGTGWDWQDELARIPEYLAEKVQAPSVEAGRYDLVIDPTNLWLTIHESIGHATELDRALGYEAAYAGTSFATFDKLGTLEYGSALMHVTGDRTAEHGLSTIGYDDEGVATQSWDLVKDGVLTGYQLDRRMARLKGLGRSNGCAFADSPAHVPVQRMANVSLQPVADGPDTEGLFAGVQNGLYIVGDRSWSIDMQRYNFQFTGQRAYAIRNGQLAGQVKDFAYQATTTDFWGSMAAVGGPQTYLLGGAFNCGKAQPGQVAAVSHGCPSALFQQVNVLNTQQEAGR
- a CDS encoding metallopeptidase TldD-related protein, encoding MSTQNNAPHQLVERALELSRADGCVVLVDEETTANLRWANNALTTNGVSRGRRLTVIATVDGAEGTASGVVAREAVTAAEVEELVRAAEAAAREAGPAEDAQPLLPPGAASGGDFTAPPAETSIEVFKDFAPELGAAFARARAAGQALYGFARHELTSTYLGSSTGLRLRHDQPTGTVELNAKAGGSSAWCGDATRDFTDIDVAALQSRLDQRLAWGKRKIELPAGRYETLIPPAAVADLMVYLNWTTSARDAVEGRTVFSRPNGATKLGERLSQLPLTLRSDPAEPGLECAPFVLAHSSGDFQSVFDNGLPITPTKWIRDGELTSLQATRHTAGLTGLPVRPLVDNLVLETADQAGAPTLEEMIAGTERALLLTCIWYIREVDPATLLLTGLTRDGVYLVEDGQVVGEVNNFRFNESPVDLLGRITEVGRTERCLPREWGDYFSRAAMPPVRVTDFNMSSVSQAS
- a CDS encoding RNA 2'-phosphotransferase; this translates as MDEKRLVKTSKMLARILRHDPGRIGIELDEGGWVAVATLLAALARRGNPLSREQLDHVVATNNKQRFAYSEDGSRIRASQGHTIAVDLGLTAVEPPPVLFHGTGQQSVAAIMREGLRPMSRQDVHLSADVETAVKVGSRHGRPAVLRVDAAGLAATGHEFRRSANGVWLTDTVPPAFLSRHGLSRHGLAPVSSTG
- a CDS encoding DUF3099 domain-containing protein gives rise to the protein MSRSTDDGEVFRITGARTSLSEDVRGRQRRYVISMLIRTACVLLAVVLWNVQRYVAFGALGAGVLLPYFAVIIANAGRERAPGLPSTFDVPATTPLMLGPGGTGGGGAASGPGGTGGTTASRSDAPSS